A window of Hippoglossus stenolepis isolate QCI-W04-F060 chromosome 18, HSTE1.2, whole genome shotgun sequence contains these coding sequences:
- the atp6v1g1 gene encoding V-type proton ATPase subunit G 1 — protein MASQSQGIQQLLQAEKRAAEKVAEARKRKNRRLKQAKEEAQAEIEQYRLQREKEFKTKEAAALGSHGNSAVEVDRDTVERMGRIQASYRGNREAVLGELLRRVCEIKPEFHANYRVAG, from the exons ATGGCGAGTCAGTCTCAGGGgatccagcagctgctgcaggccgAGAAGAGGGCGGCCGAGAAGGTGGCGGAGGCCCGCAAGC GTAAGAACCGGCGTCTGAAGCAGGCGAAGGAGGAGGCTCAAGCTGAGATCGAACAGTATCGTCttcagagggagaaggagtTTAAGACCAAAGAAGCTGCC GCCCTTGGTTCCCATGGTAACAGTGCTGTGGAGGTGGACCGTGACACCGTAGAACGGATGGGCCGTATCCAGGCTAGTTACCGTGGTAACCGGGAGGCGGTGCTGGGCGAGCTGCTGCGACGCGTCTGTGAAATTAAGCCGGAGTTTCACGCCAACTACCGCGTGGCTGGCTGA